The genome window GTATAAATTTCACCGATGGCAAGAGCTGCGAGTTCTCCTTCGAGTTGCCCGGAAACAGTAAGATTTGTTGGCTTTCCAAAAAAATCTTCATTGCAATTTATTGTTCCGTCAGAATTTTTTGGTGGATTAATTGCATCGAGAGTTGTTACTCTGAACATTGAACCTGCACCTTCACAATCGGAGCCAGTGATAACAGGAGTGTGCAGATAAACAAAACCTTTATCATTAAAAAACTTATGAATGGCAAAAGCCAATGCATGACGAATTCTGAAAATTGCACCAAAAGTATTTGTTCTTGGTCGCAAATGTGCTATTTCACGAAGAAATTCAAGAGTATGTCCTTTCTTCTGAAGCGGGTAAGTTTCTGCATCAGCACTTCCATATATTTCTATTTTCTTTGCCTGAATTTCCACGCTCTGTCCCTGACCGACTGATTTTACAAGTGTCCCCTCAACGCAAATACATGAGCCGGTTGTAATCTGCTTTAATATTTCTTCATCAAAATTTGCAACCTCAACAACAACCTGAATGTTGTGAATAATCGAACCATCGTTCAATGCAATGAAAGCAATATTTTTATTTCCTCTTTTTGTTCTAACCCAACCTTTAACACAAACATCGTTATCTATACCAGTTTTTTCGGGTATTTTCAGCAGTTCTTTTATTTTTATTCTTTCCATTTTTTATAAAAATTATTTGTAGTTGCAAAGTTACAACTTTTTAAAAAGATTCAATAATTTTTATGGTTTGTATTTATAACCCTAAACTGGTTATCGATTACAAAAGGTTGATTTTACTGAATACTGATTACTTTTATAAAACAAAATTGTTTTAGCATTAGTTAGTGTAAGTATGAACACTATTTGCAGCAGATGGCAAATAGTTAACACCAAACCAACAAATCAATAATATTATAAACGCTATTGTAAGGATAAAAAGAGGAGATTTCACGGCTTTCTTGTAGTAATGCCTGTAATGTATATAAATAAGATATAACAACCATGTGAGGAACGACCACGTTTCTTTAGGGTCCCATGTCCAATAATTTCCCCATGCTTCTTTTGCCCATAGAGCGCCAAAAAGCAATCCGAAAGTTAAAAATCCAAATCCGATGAATACAATTTTATCTGCCAGTATCAAAGTTTCGGGTAAATACGTTTTCTTGTACAGCCCTATCAATCCTTTAAACGCTACAATCGTTGATGCAAACAAAAGTGAATATGCAAAAATATATACAATAACATGTGGCACAAACCATAAACTTTGCAGTGCCGGCATCAGAGTTTTATCAAAATTTTCGGGATGAATGAGATTAATGATAAGAAAAAGAAAAGCAAATGACATACTGAAAAAAGGTACCCATGACATCTTTCTTATAAAGTACAATATAAGTCCTATTCCTGCAAGAAAAAAAGCATACCACAATCTTGTTTCTCCAAGAGTTTTAAATGGTGGTCGTTCCAGCACAAACCATAAATTACCAATATAAAAAAGAAGAATTGCTGCTCCTGTTATCAGTAATAGATTAGCAACTTTTTTCTTTACAGATAAAAATTTTATTGGCAAATACAATAAAATTAAGCCAGCTATCCAGCAACTGGCAATAATTACAAATGTGCTCGTATAATTTATTATCATATTATAAAAAAATTATTTATCATTTTAATTTATCGTACCATATCATAAAACATGCTCCTGCCATAAGAAAGAATATGCCAATATATACAACGTATAGCCATGGGTCATTTACAAATTCCAATACACTAACTGTTGACCATCTGCCCATTTCATTATCATAACCCGACTGATAAATATACCATCCGTCAACTTTTAATGGTTTATTTACTTCAATAGTTTCGTTTTCCACTTTTCCATCTTTATGATAAATTCTGACTTTTGAAATATATTTTTTCGGTTGTGGTTCATTCATGCCAATTATAAGGTTTGTATCAATCGGTAATATTTGGGAATTAAAAATTATACTTCCACAACTAATCCAACCTGAAGCAATTTTTATGTTATTCTTTTCTTTGTCAAAAACGTCAATATTTGCGGCAGATGTTGCTCCCATATAATCAAGAGGAACATATTCGCTTCCCGATGGTTTGCATGATTTAAGATATTTATTAATAAAAACTTCATAGTGCCCGATAGTGTACCTCAATAAATTATCAACTTTGAAGAGAGTTTTTCCATCTTTATCTGAAATAAATTTCGATTTTCCACGACACATCATTAATTCCGGATTATAAGTTTCCATGATAAAATCAACAAGTTCAATTTTGAATGGTAATTTATGGTGTTGATATTTATTATCGAAAGCTATTCCAAGCTTATCCCCTTCCTGCATATTTAGCGAAAGAACAGTTTTGTCAGATGCACCAAATGAGCCGGCAACAATTATTACAAGCAACCCAAAATGATTAAGAAAAAAACCAAAATTTCTTTTATTAAATGACTTTATGCGTTTTAAAATTGTAAATGAAAGAACAATCAATAAAAAAAATACGGAAAAAATAAATTGTAAACTTTGCGTAATATGTGTCAAGCCCAACTTCTGAATAATAATATTGGAATCCTTAACTTCTTGCGGAATAAATCCCAGTAAAAGAACTTGTATGGCATACACCGAAACAGCAGCTATCGCAGCAGGTGTACTCGACAACCAATAAACATAATCAAATTTTAGAAAAAAATGAAATACTGAAATAATTATTATCCATACTATAAATAAACTAACATTATAAGGAAAAGAAAGCATTCCAAAATAAGCGCCCTTGCTTAAATATTCTATAATAAAACCAACTGCCGGTATAAAGAAAGCAATAATAAAACTTTCAGTAAATCTCCAGGGAAAAACAAAAAGTGGTTTTTTGGTTATTTCGCTCATAGAAAAGTATGTTTTTTAGATGTTAAAATTATATCATTTATAAACACTAAACAATATTTTAATGTGGTTTGACTACAAAATAAAAACGATGTTTAACAAAATAAAAACGATATAAAACTTTAATATTTTCCTGCAATTAAAGAATATATTA of Bacteroidales bacterium contains these proteins:
- the ccsA gene encoding cytochrome c biogenesis protein CcsA gives rise to the protein MIINYTSTFVIIASCWIAGLILLYLPIKFLSVKKKVANLLLITGAAILLFYIGNLWFVLERPPFKTLGETRLWYAFFLAGIGLILYFIRKMSWVPFFSMSFAFLFLIINLIHPENFDKTLMPALQSLWFVPHVIVYIFAYSLLFASTIVAFKGLIGLYKKTYLPETLILADKIVFIGFGFLTFGLLFGALWAKEAWGNYWTWDPKETWSFLTWLLYLIYIHYRHYYKKAVKSPLFILTIAFIILLICWFGVNYLPSAANSVHTYTN
- a CDS encoding cytochrome c biogenesis protein ResB is translated as MSEITKKPLFVFPWRFTESFIIAFFIPAVGFIIEYLSKGAYFGMLSFPYNVSLFIVWIIIISVFHFFLKFDYVYWLSSTPAAIAAVSVYAIQVLLLGFIPQEVKDSNIIIQKLGLTHITQSLQFIFSVFFLLIVLSFTILKRIKSFNKRNFGFFLNHFGLLVIIVAGSFGASDKTVLSLNMQEGDKLGIAFDNKYQHHKLPFKIELVDFIMETYNPELMMCRGKSKFISDKDGKTLFKVDNLLRYTIGHYEVFINKYLKSCKPSGSEYVPLDYMGATSAANIDVFDKEKNNIKIASGWISCGSIIFNSQILPIDTNLIIGMNEPQPKKYISKVRIYHKDGKVENETIEVNKPLKVDGWYIYQSGYDNEMGRWSTVSVLEFVNDPWLYVVYIGIFFLMAGACFMIWYDKLK